In Niallia sp. FSL W8-0635, one genomic interval encodes:
- a CDS encoding transcriptional regulator has product MTEIYPYLLFLLILALLAQGTFLFIHAKKNASIAWFWGIWGLISLPLPSILYFLLIILPKKRKVRKEK; this is encoded by the coding sequence ATGACAGAAATTTATCCTTATTTATTATTTCTACTTATCCTCGCTCTGTTAGCACAGGGAACTTTTCTGTTTATTCATGCGAAAAAAAATGCAAGCATTGCATGGTTTTGGGGAATTTGGGGATTGATTTCGCTTCCACTTCCATCAATTCTTTACTTCCTACTTATTATCTTGCCTAAAAAAAGAAAAGTACGAAAGGAGAAATAA
- a CDS encoding MFS transporter — protein sequence MKTSINKHALTFGFISVFLTGMGLTIVIPVLPFLVKSYTSNPSAQATAVTLLSSIYALSVFLAAPVLGALSDRYGRRPVLIISLLGSALGYFVFGLGGALWVLFIGRIIEGLTGGEISAIFAYFADITPSNERTKYFGWISAVVGVGTTLGPAIGGVLANFGNSVPMYAGAVITLFNAIYGYFFMPESLEKSRRSSSISPKYLNPFIQLSNVFSFKFVKWLMIAGFLIWIPNGSLQAIFSQFSIDTFAWRALLVGLVFSIIGVLDIFSQAIIMPRLLKYLSDEKIALLGMISEMIGFSFIAVSAFNAYYPVFIVGMIFFGLGDSIFGPAFNGMLSKSVDLNEQGRILGGSQSIQSLARFIGPIIGGQLYGRVSHSTPAIMGVILIGVAALVFSKQHWWFRYK from the coding sequence ATGAAGACTTCAATCAATAAACATGCACTAACATTTGGGTTTATCTCAGTCTTTTTAACTGGTATGGGATTGACTATTGTAATCCCCGTTTTACCTTTTTTAGTAAAATCTTATACCAGTAATCCAAGCGCTCAGGCTACGGCGGTAACATTGCTTTCTTCTATCTACGCACTTTCTGTATTCTTGGCAGCACCGGTCTTAGGAGCATTAAGTGATAGATATGGCCGTCGTCCTGTTTTAATTATTAGTCTGCTCGGTTCTGCTCTAGGCTATTTTGTATTTGGCCTTGGAGGGGCGCTTTGGGTCCTTTTTATTGGACGAATCATAGAAGGTTTAACTGGGGGGGAAATATCAGCAATTTTTGCTTACTTTGCTGATATCACTCCTTCTAATGAACGCACTAAATACTTTGGTTGGATTAGTGCGGTTGTCGGGGTTGGGACTACTCTCGGTCCTGCAATCGGTGGGGTACTTGCGAATTTCGGGAATAGTGTACCTATGTATGCGGGCGCCGTAATTACATTATTCAATGCTATATATGGATATTTCTTTATGCCTGAAAGTCTTGAAAAGTCTAGACGCTCTTCTAGTATTTCTCCTAAATATCTTAATCCGTTTATACAACTATCAAATGTTTTTTCTTTTAAATTTGTTAAATGGCTCATGATTGCTGGATTCTTAATTTGGATTCCTAATGGATCATTACAAGCTATTTTCTCTCAATTTTCAATAGATACATTCGCGTGGCGGGCGTTGCTTGTCGGGTTGGTATTTTCAATAATAGGGGTGCTTGACATCTTCTCTCAAGCAATTATTATGCCAAGGTTACTTAAATATTTATCAGATGAAAAAATTGCACTTTTAGGTATGATAAGTGAAATGATAGGTTTTAGTTTTATTGCTGTTTCAGCATTCAATGCGTATTATCCAGTCTTTATCGTAGGAATGATTTTCTTTGGACTCGGAGATTCTATCTTTGGTCCAGCATTTAATGGCATGCTTTCAAAATCCGTTGACCTTAACGAACAGGGACGTATCCTAGGTGGTTCTCAAAGTATTCAATCGCTAGCTCGATTCATTGGACCGATTATTGGTGGACAGTTGTATGGAAGAGTTAGCCATTCTACTCCAGCTATCATGGGTGTGATATTAATTGGAGTTGCCGCTCTTGTTTTTTCAAAGCAGCATTGGTGGTTCCGCTATAAATAA
- a CDS encoding ABC transporter permease: MKNFLTLFQKEMLESKRNGKWIWLPVVMMILGVSQPISTYYMPQIIEKAGNLPEGAKIEFPVPTGAEVLAATLSQYGTIGTLLFVLATMGIISHERQNNVLTLIMARPISAFQYIASKWSSQVIIALSSLFLSYVLTWYYTNLLFSPVRWMDVLTSFLIYSLWIIFILTFTIWIGTLLRNTGGIAGVSLTFLATLSLLTGLISKYMKWSPATLRNEATNILMNNQSLDPFLLPVFTTIGLSVIFLALAVYTFKRLERF, encoded by the coding sequence ATGAAAAACTTTTTAACTTTATTTCAAAAAGAAATGCTAGAAAGTAAAAGAAACGGGAAATGGATCTGGCTTCCAGTTGTAATGATGATTTTAGGCGTCTCCCAACCAATTTCAACTTACTATATGCCACAAATTATTGAAAAAGCTGGAAACCTGCCCGAGGGAGCGAAGATTGAATTCCCAGTTCCTACAGGGGCAGAAGTGCTCGCAGCTACTTTATCTCAATATGGAACAATTGGTACTCTTTTATTCGTCCTAGCCACGATGGGAATTATTTCTCATGAACGGCAAAATAATGTGCTTACCCTTATTATGGCACGTCCTATTTCTGCCTTTCAATACATAGCCAGTAAATGGTCAAGTCAAGTTATCATCGCATTATCTTCTCTGTTTTTAAGCTATGTTTTGACTTGGTACTATACTAATTTACTGTTTTCACCTGTTCGTTGGATGGATGTACTCACTAGCTTCCTAATATATAGCCTATGGATTATTTTTATTCTCACTTTCACAATTTGGATAGGAACACTCTTAAGAAATACTGGCGGTATCGCGGGCGTAAGCTTAACATTCCTAGCTACACTCTCATTACTTACTGGGCTTATATCCAAATATATGAAATGGAGTCCTGCTACACTCCGAAATGAAGCAACAAACATTTTAATGAACAACCAAAGTCTCGACCCATTCCTTCTACCTGTTTTTACAACTATCGGATTATCAGTAATTTTTTTAGCACTAGCAGTATACACATTTAAACGATTGGAGCGTTTCTAA
- a CDS encoding PLD nuclease N-terminal domain-containing protein yields the protein MLTALISCIKQEETNGPKWLWILLILIVSLFGSILYFVIGRKNT from the coding sequence ATGCTCACTGCTCTCATTAGCTGCATCAAGCAAGAAGAAACAAACGGACCAAAATGGTTATGGATTCTACTTATCCTAATCGTTAGTTTATTCGGATCCATTTTATATTTTGTAATAGGAAGAAAAAATACTTAA
- a CDS encoding 2'-5' RNA ligase family protein, with product MYAVIALFDAVLEQRIKRIWEDLESNEISYYANEVEDRVPHITLASYKEVSVTDFIKEMEAFYKDKRKIQVEFQALGSFINTKTLFYSPTVTKELMELHSNHHSYFASFQKGEESVYLPGKWVPHCTLANRLSEEKLKEAYGHCLNISGRLEGEINRIGLIRVDSSKHAPVIYSKSLIEL from the coding sequence ATGTATGCTGTAATTGCATTATTTGATGCAGTATTAGAACAAAGAATAAAAAGGATATGGGAAGACTTAGAAAGTAATGAAATCTCCTATTATGCGAATGAAGTGGAGGATAGAGTACCTCATATTACACTAGCAAGCTATAAGGAAGTTTCTGTCACAGATTTTATAAAGGAGATGGAAGCATTCTATAAAGATAAGAGAAAAATCCAAGTTGAATTTCAAGCGCTAGGATCTTTTATAAATACAAAAACGTTATTTTACTCCCCAACCGTAACGAAAGAGTTAATGGAGTTACATTCTAATCATCATAGCTATTTTGCTTCGTTTCAAAAAGGTGAAGAGTCGGTATATCTTCCTGGTAAATGGGTTCCGCATTGTACCTTGGCTAATAGACTTTCTGAAGAAAAGCTAAAGGAAGCATATGGACATTGTTTAAACATAAGTGGAAGGTTAGAAGGGGAAATTAACCGAATAGGATTAATTAGAGTAGATAGTTCAAAACATGCTCCAGTTATTTATTCTAAGAGTTTAATAGAATTGTAA
- a CDS encoding DUF5345 family protein yields the protein MTNDQDQTDKLIEDLQKNWNHLENLPISKESSSFFLKEQLQNYQQKRKKAFYKELKLFIITASFYLAVYHLSHS from the coding sequence ATGACTAATGATCAAGATCAGACAGATAAGCTAATTGAGGATCTGCAGAAGAATTGGAATCATCTTGAAAACCTTCCTATCAGTAAGGAATCTTCTTCATTTTTCCTAAAAGAACAGTTGCAAAACTACCAACAGAAAAGGAAAAAAGCTTTCTATAAAGAATTAAAGCTGTTTATAATAACAGCATCCTTTTACTTAGCAGTTTATCATTTATCGCATTCCTAG
- a CDS encoding ATP-binding protein DrrA1-3 family domain-containing protein produces the protein MTILFSTHVLHDAEQVCDEVLMLKEGEIKWEGSLIDLKKAFSHTAIHIETIEPIKNALEELIKPEAIHFTTDNNATILEITPSLQTNDLLTALISRGYTIQRFEVMEDSLEDAYMKVVDI, from the coding sequence ATGACAATCCTTTTTTCCACACATGTCCTTCATGATGCAGAACAAGTTTGCGATGAAGTTCTTATGTTAAAGGAAGGAGAAATAAAGTGGGAGGGTTCTTTAATTGACTTAAAAAAAGCCTTTTCGCATACAGCTATCCATATTGAAACAATAGAACCTATAAAGAATGCATTAGAAGAATTAATAAAACCGGAAGCCATTCACTTTACGACTGATAATAATGCAACCATTTTAGAAATTACACCTTCTTTACAAACAAATGATTTATTAACTGCCCTAATAAGCAGAGGATACACAATACAACGATTTGAAGTTATGGAGGATTCTTTAGAGGATGCCTATATGAAGGTGGTAGACATATGA
- the sigY gene encoding RNA polymerase sigma factor SigY yields the protein MDNEKRLIKLAKEGNEDAFIDLFQLHYSFLYKYLLKLTLNEEISSDLTQDTMLKCYENLNSFKGDSKFSTWMISIASRLYIDQLRKKKREVNWINQTKIALSRQLTWKANSKGIEWSDTFTDFNNLEAEFRIPILLHHYYGYTYEEIGKLLHIKTGTVKSRVHSGIMKLRKEWTVHD from the coding sequence TTGGACAACGAGAAAAGACTTATTAAACTTGCAAAGGAAGGAAATGAAGATGCCTTCATAGATTTATTTCAATTACACTATTCATTCCTATATAAATATTTACTAAAACTTACTTTAAATGAAGAAATAAGTTCAGATCTTACACAGGATACCATGCTTAAATGCTACGAAAACCTTAACTCTTTTAAGGGAGACAGTAAGTTCTCAACCTGGATGATTTCTATTGCTTCACGACTATATATCGACCAACTTCGAAAAAAGAAACGGGAAGTCAATTGGATAAATCAAACAAAAATAGCTTTATCACGACAACTAACATGGAAAGCGAATTCCAAAGGGATAGAATGGAGTGACACATTTACTGATTTCAATAATTTAGAAGCAGAGTTTCGAATACCCATCCTTCTTCATCACTATTACGGCTACACATATGAAGAAATTGGTAAACTACTTCATATAAAAACAGGAACAGTTAAATCTCGAGTTCACAGCGGCATCATGAAACTTAGAAAGGAGTGGACAGTCCATGACTAA
- a CDS encoding NUDIX hydrolase: MRFNERIGLDISDEHHKIHRRVAVRAVIIEKQKVLLMQTNKGDFKFPGGGVEGNEGLEGNEGLEEALWREVKEETGYTHCTVKECMGKVIENQVDQDDKQAYFQMVSHYYMCELTNKGKVEKELDAYEFELDFKPVWISVGKAIEENEYAVSQFNCNPWVARENLVLKKIKDFLY; the protein is encoded by the coding sequence ATGCGGTTTAATGAAAGGATTGGTCTGGATATAAGCGATGAACATCATAAGATTCATCGGCGAGTAGCGGTAAGGGCTGTAATAATTGAAAAGCAAAAGGTTTTACTTATGCAAACAAATAAAGGTGACTTTAAATTTCCAGGGGGAGGAGTTGAAGGAAATGAAGGACTGGAAGGAAATGAAGGACTGGAAGAAGCGCTATGGAGGGAGGTAAAAGAAGAAACTGGTTATACTCATTGCACAGTTAAAGAATGTATGGGGAAAGTAATAGAAAATCAAGTAGATCAGGACGATAAGCAAGCATATTTTCAAATGGTATCTCATTATTACATGTGTGAGCTTACGAATAAGGGAAAAGTGGAAAAAGAGTTAGATGCGTATGAGTTTGAACTCGATTTTAAACCTGTATGGATATCCGTGGGTAAGGCTATAGAAGAAAATGAATATGCTGTGTCTCAATTTAATTGCAATCCATGGGTTGCTAGAGAAAATTTGGTTTTGAAGAAAATAAAAGACTTTTTATACTAA